One genomic segment of Acidiferrobacteraceae bacterium includes these proteins:
- a CDS encoding iron-sulfur cluster assembly scaffold protein, producing the protein LDQALEIKNTDIAEELALPPVKVHCSVLAEDAIKAAISDYQEKKEPAGATAPEPASAA; encoded by the coding sequence CTCTGGACCAGGCGCTGGAAATCAAGAATACCGATATCGCCGAGGAACTGGCCCTGCCCCCGGTTAAGGTTCACTGCTCGGTTCTGGCCGAGGACGCCATCAAGGCTGCCATTTCCGATTATCAGGAGAAAAAGGAACCCGCCGGCGCGACCGCGCCCGAACCGGCCTCCGCGGCCTGA
- the erpA gene encoding iron-sulfur cluster insertion protein ErpA: MTETTAPAPIVFSDDAAAKVHALISEEGNPELKLRIFISGGGCSGFQYGFSFDESSGDDDIVVEKNGVQVLIDPLSLQYLVGAEVDYQEGLDGARFVIKNPNATTTCGCGSSFSM; encoded by the coding sequence ATGACCGAAACCACTGCACCTGCACCCATCGTCTTTAGCGATGACGCCGCCGCCAAGGTCCATGCGCTGATCAGCGAAGAAGGCAACCCTGAACTGAAGTTGCGCATCTTCATTTCCGGTGGCGGTTGCTCCGGATTTCAGTACGGATTCTCGTTTGACGAATCCAGCGGCGACGACGACATCGTCGTCGAGAAAAACGGCGTTCAGGTACTGATCGATCCCCTGAGCCTGCAGTATCTCGTTGGCGCCGAGGTGGACTACCAGGAAGGTCTGGACGGCGCACGCTTCGTTATCAAGAACCCGAACGCCACCACGACCTGCGGTTGCGGCAGTTCGTTTTCGATGTAA
- the iscA gene encoding iron-sulfur cluster assembly protein IscA, with translation MAVTLSEKAAQHIRKSLDKRGSGIGLRLGVRTAGCSGMAYTLEFADESLPDDLSFESQGVTLFVDAKSLAYLDGTELDFVREGLNEGFKFHNPNVTGQCGCGESFTV, from the coding sequence ATGGCGGTGACTCTGTCCGAAAAAGCTGCACAACACATCCGCAAGTCCCTCGACAAACGCGGCTCCGGCATCGGCCTGCGGCTCGGTGTTCGCACGGCCGGCTGTTCCGGAATGGCCTATACCCTGGAATTCGCGGATGAGTCATTGCCGGATGACCTCAGTTTCGAGAGTCAGGGCGTCACGCTGTTCGTGGATGCCAAGAGCCTTGCCTACCTGGACGGGACGGAACTCGACTTCGTGCGCGAAGGCTTGAATGAGGGTTTCAAGTTCCACAATCCCAACGTCACGGGACAGTGCGGTTGCGGTGAAAGCTTCACCGTCTGA